One Cardiocondyla obscurior isolate alpha-2009 linkage group LG02, Cobs3.1, whole genome shotgun sequence genomic window, CAACTCCACTTAATGAAAACATGCGATACTTCAATAGTAATGCCTTTCTCAGTGGAAGCGTTTTCAAAAGTATTGTTGTATCCTCAATATTGGCGAGATGTAGACATGATTCAAAAGTCATATTCATTTCAATCGGATAGTATTACTATCACAGGAACCAAGGCAAAGTTAATGACTGCAACGTCAATTATAACTTCGGTTTTTTATCCTTCAGATATAACAAATCCACTCGCTTGTTCTACTCTTTTTAATGACGCCTGTCAAGAAACATGTAtgcgaatattaaatattctattttattattaaaagaaattttcagcttttattaaaatgcagttataaaatttgttttatatattacaggTCCAGTGTATTTAGAATTGTAcctagaaaatataaattgcaaaaatatatcgtcCTCGGTTACGATATCAAACGAAGTGAATATAAGTTCTATAAAAATCTTTGCTCTCAATGATTCTCAACAAGCATTTATTCTTTCGGGTCCAGAAAATCATGACAACAGGTCTgtatatgttaataatatataatttaaggcattaaaaaattttgactaatttaatctttatactCTTAGTGATGTAGGAAATGTACCGCTGTTGTCTACCGTAGTGCAATATCCTAAAAACGTTGAAACGCAAACACATCCATCTCTTGTTTCGTTTAAAATTTCCGAAATTAGAGCCTCCTTAGATCCACTTTTCTTTGAATGGCTAGAATATCATGCCACTTATCATAAATCGGGAAGTGTACACGTATTGCGTTCAGATAGTCAACAATTGATTACCGAAGGTACATCATCCGATACAGGTACACGgaaaaaaacatttccgaGTCTGCATGAAAGCGTGCACAGTTCGTCggacaaagaaagaaagaagtcgGCTGTAACAGAAAAGTCGAAAACTTTACGAAATGCtgaaacgcaaaaaaaaagtgaatttaAACTGGAAGAACAAcaggtattaaaatatatatatatactatactATATATCGTAATGAATAAAGTACGCTTTCTTTTTAGAAGACACAGCCAACACAAGTGTCGTTCTGTTTTCGTTATTCTGTCAATACAAAAAAAGGCAGAATGACACTTGTGTCGACTGTACTAAAAAGAAAGCAGCCAAAAGTAAATCGTTATCAACCGAGCGCTCCGTATAAAACATTAGACAGTAGCGGTAACTGAAATTTAGTCGGTAACTGCTTCTATCCGTTACGATTCACTTCGTATATCAAACGCACACAACTAATAATAGCAATCGAATATCGTTTATtgattgttataattttaggATTTACCGAAATCAGGAATTTTGGTCAGATTAGCAGAATCGTATTCATGGTGGTGCAATCTTGTTTTAAATGGTTGTATCggacatattattatttatattccgTCTGGTACAATGAGTGGTATTGGAGCAGATGgtaaatattctaattattatgcagataaaaagattaaattattatattcgttTATTATTGCTATGATCTGACGATTCTTGccctcgcttttttttttttttttttttttttttcttaaatacgTTAATGTAGTTAtagcttaaatataattaataaaatgtattacaaGGCATAGAACAAGCCAAGGATAGAGCTTTAATAGAAAATGCAGAACTacaaataatgataataaaactACCGAGTTTTCTTATACAGTCATCTAATTTGAATGCTGAAATACTGAATCCATATCTACAGAATCTCCCTGTCAAATTACCTGAATGTATGTGGACACATCgtaagtttatttatttttacgataaattacTGTTTAAATggaatacaatttattattattgttcttATTTTAGGAATGCAAAGTTTTCCGTGGACGTTAAGTCTTATCGATTTCCATTGTTATACGTTGCAACAGCAAACACAAAAGAACTTTATAAAGAAAGTTACATTAAATGCTACAGTAGCTCTTACAACTAAAACAGCTGCAACTGAATTAAATACACTTACTGCTTTAAGCATTTGCGTACATATTGATAATTCGCCTATCATTATTTCCCTTTCGGAAgaccaagtattaaaaaacttgttatttatcatatttaatacataaattagcgataaaaaaatacaaatttctgTTTGTTTCAGGTTATTTTTATGagcaatattatttcaaatataataaaaatattacaaacttTATACGGTTCTCAGAGACACGATGTAATTGCACGACAAATGAGTAACGAAATGCAAATCGTTCTTCCCGCTATACCTCAAACTCCGTCCACTCCAACTCAAATAATGTATCAAGAAGATACTACCAATTCGACTATGTCTACATCAAAGGATGATCTGAGATACGGTAagctaaatatatttattttcgtatttatgTTTATTAACTTGCAAGTTTTACAGAAAAAGACGGCTTGGTTGTAACGGCATGGATTCAGTGGACTATAACAAAGatagcaattaaattatacattatggGACATGAAGACATGccttctttaaaattaatgttagaGTTAGAAGATATTATAACATCGTTAGATTTACAATCGgtttatatgcaaataaaaaataagataacgACAGCtacaatatttcattatattaggtaaatttatgtttctaaaatttatttatattttgtgcgtgattatatttaaagtattagcaaaaaattattttacgcaacGTTATATGCgttataaaacataataattctttattttttatattttcatattttaacatGACAGAGGTCCACATGCATCAAATTGGGATGTTGGTGAATATGCTGGATTGGTACTCTGTGGAAGGGAAGATAATTTAGAGAAAGGTGATGATTCTGGTTTCATAAGTTTTACGCTTACTCGTGCGAAATCTGGAAATGTATACACACGTTGGGGTACTAACAAAAGTTACAAGCCTCaaaaggtaaaataattttatttaattatccagtcaatcttaaattaataacattgtttatttaatgtgatattaataagaactctatgttatttatatatttagaaagAATTGCTGCTTGATTCTACGTTATCCACAAACGGCTACATTTCTGAAATACttgtaaaaatgcaaatggtcgatataattttaccaATAAGTGTAATTAGCAAATATGCACAATTAATGAAACCTTTTACATGCCTAAGTTCATCTATTGATAAAAGTGCAGAATCTATGCGTAATAAAAACATGGCAATACCGTTAATTGGAATAACTAACTTAAATAATGAATCATTACCGTTGGTGCATTTAGAATTCAAAGGTTTTCGCCTTATGATACCAGCATTTAcagatacaaataaattgcaaCACGATTTACTGATGCTTCAggttgtaaattattttatttctttactattttcttagcaatataatatttatacttattatagctctgtatattatatgttataCAGTTAGACGGAATTCGTATTACACCAGACGCAGAAAATCCAATTTGTAGAAGTCTATTGCGAACTGATATATATCAATTGGCTGCTCgagcaaatatattaaacgtaCCAGGTTCAGCCGTAGAAGATCGTCAGTATCAAATTAATGTTAAAGGAGTGTGTGTATATACCACCACTTGGAAAAATTACCAGCTAAGCATTAATAAggtttaatattgaaattatatatatattttttttttcagaattttgaAACagatattttgtatatttaaaattaaaaaaattcttgaattattattataaatttgatttaaactTTCAGAGGATGTCGCAATCGTACTTATACACAATGAACGAGAATCCAGCATTGGAATGGAATAAGCTAGGGAATGGTAGTAGTCTAGATCCATATTTTTCAACATCTCCAGTATTAACAAAGTAATGCAATTATCatatgcataaaaatttagaaagcaATTATATAgtatactaatttttttttatttaattgtagattTGATCTCTGCTTAATTATTGCCCCAGctattatatttaaaggaGATATTGTAGTTTGCGGAAGTGCTGTCGAAGTAAATTGCATTACAGATATCGAATtgacaataaatttaaatcaaattaaattaatatcaacgctgaataatgaatttaaaacGTTACTATTCGGACATTTCGAAAAAATGGAGAATAAAAgtaattctaataatatagTTCCAAAATTAAGTactcaaaatattaaatctataaaCTGGTTGAAACAAACGTCAGATGATTCAGATATTGATTTTACAAAAGATAGTGGTGTCGATTTTGAAATGTCTAGCATGCATTCGACAATAATTGTAAGTTATagatacatataatattttattatttgattaaaaatttatattgagagtaataattttcttacacTAGGGAAGACCAACAGCTGAAAGTATGATACTTCCACCGTTCGAGTTTTTAGTAAATTGTGGAAagataacatttattttgtatgaAATTCAGAGTACATTCCTTGATTTAGAAAATAACACAGTGAGTAAtggttaaaattaatacatttaagtgcgatattttaataatattattaaaatatgaatataatttttaggaTTTACACAAAACTGACTGTGAAGATGATAATAACAATCTAAAACAACCATTACTTTACCTAATGATTAATCAaccaaatatttatttttctcaacaacatttatctaaaaaaatacaagtttgtattaatttatgtatcaTTTTCcgtaaaaagtatattataaattaatattgttttaaaatttacaggTATCTTGTTTTGATATAACAACAGCACTTGGCGACACACAAAATCTAAACATAATACCTAGTGAAAaggattttaaaatttatatgataGAAACCAAGCATGGTGATCCACATCCAGACACGGGTATTCCACCGTCTTTTGCGACAATCAAATCTGAAATGATTTTAGGCAAAAATCGCCAGTTTTTTATCGAAATGGGACGACCGACGAAAGTACATCTTTCTTTATCCCGCCTCAACCAACTTTATGATATACGGAATAAGGTAACTCGACGAAGAGTATACaacatacaaatatttttaacttttcttaattatattttattactttaggTATTATCGTGTTTTATTGACGATGTTACACAAATATCTACAGAAAACGAGACTGCGCATATAGATTCTCCAAATTTAGCATTACCGACAAAATCGAGAAAGTTTGGCGTGCctgatttacatttaaatacgaAACAAATtgtattatctttaaaaactGATATCGGAGCAGAAATTATTATCAGTTTGGCATCATTAAACGGAAATCTGTCGACACTTCTAAGACCTGATaggatatatttaaatgtagcCATAGATTCTTTTATTGTGTCTGCCATTCTAAACGAGAATATCAAAGTGCTTTTAAATCCATGGTGTTGCAATGTAACAACTTGCTTACTTTGGGAGTCGTATAGTAGCGAGATTATTCCACAGATACAAATACAAGCAGATAGTGAAAGTCTGTACCTCGATTTTGGACCagatcaaattaaaattatgaaaatggTTATGCAAGATTGCCAATTACTCTTAAATGAATTTGCCTCGTTATCTacaagcaaaaataaaaatgagaaacaAATCGCGCTATCGACTGAACAGCATTATAAGGATGATTTGAAGGCAGGCGCATTTCAATTTGTCGATGGCACTGCGGACGAATTACCTTTCCCATATCAAGTTagtcataaaattaaattgtaaattgtattaaaattaaaaaatcttaattttctttttatttacaggtagtattttttgtttatcctCAACAATCGATGGCTTGGAGATATCCACAACCGCGCATGTtaacaaaaatacatatatctccTGTTCCATTCGAGGTAAATgagtttttactttttcgatTAGTTAGTGTtgaatttgaatatttaaaaaaatagaacgtacgtttatagatatatttattttaaagatataattttatttttttatttctaagttgcgaaattgtatttttattcgctaaattctttttatttataggcAATGGATACCgataattatatcgataaaGTTCCCTGCGTTCTCGAGTATTGGAGTGACAGTCATATGTCATACCAGCGTTAtgccgatttttatttatcggaAACTGATTCTTATCGATTGGATTTGCCAGAAAAAGTACCAGCTCGAGCAGTAGCTTGCGTATGGCGAGTAGTTATTCTGTCTAACAGCAAGCGACCACTATCGAAAAGCATTGTTTCTGCTCGTGCTCTCGCTGCCTGTCTGCGTATTGATtcctattttaatttcttattgatACCGAATATACAAATTGCTTTAAATATTGGCATTCTCCATGTATCTTTATATAATCATATTGATACAAGTATATACAACAATTTGCCACCACCATTAgataaatatactttaaatggaaaaattccCGAGATACAATGTTTCATGTCTGTGGAACAGAAAGGAGCTGTTCTCGTATTTAACAAATGGATAGACGATTCCATACTGCTCGATATCGGCGGCAGCTTGAGCATACACGTATTAGACTACAGCCACTTAACTATGCAGGAAGTTTTGGATACTTTAGAAGGAAGATTTCAGCTGTCGTTATCAGAAAAGATAGATTCATCGTTAACGTGCAGtccatttacattaaaattggGGCCAGCTATAACTCACACTCTCGCAGTTTCCACCCATTTATGGTTGGCATCTTTTGATGAAGAGGAAAAGAGCGTGATTGTTTTAACTCGTTACGTAATAGCCAACGATAGTAATATACCTATTCGTTTTGGCCAAAGTGGCACTGGAGACAGTATACTTCTCGAAAGCAGGCAGTGCAACTTTTATTCTTGGCGGCAGATTGGTAATCAAATGATACGCATATCGACAGAAGAAAATGCCTGGATATGGAGTCGACCTTTTCCCGTTAACAAAGACGGAATTCAGGTGATAGAATTCAATAATTCGACGATTGGTACGGTGGTTTTTGTGAATGTTACGTCGCTTTCCGCCACACAAAAACTTGTTACATTTTCAGGACAACTAGTAATTTCTAATCaattaatagataattttgaaatgaaattagtaaaatacGAAGAAGAAGTCGGCTCTAAAGTAACAGTCTTGAAAGAAGTGTATTCCGTACCAGGCAAAAGCTTTCCGTCATCTATCATGCTTGAAAATAACAAGAAGATGGCTATGCGGCTACGTTTTACTAATTTAACACATTTATCATGGACTGGAGATATTCCATTGCAACCTAATATTAAATGGGGTCAACCGTGGCTTGTCAAAGTTCCACTGCAAGAACGTGGTCAATTTTTAAGTATCTGGGTACGAATTGTAACGCAGATGATAcaagataaaacaaaaattcttGCAGTACTCAGTCCTCTCTACATGATTAGATCGCATTTACCAGTACCGGTCAGAGTACAAATGGAAACGCCGTCTTTAAAGACATCATCGAGCACAATGATAAATGGTCGTGGCGAATGTCAACAGCTGTACTGTCCCGGTACATTTGAGCATTTCCATCAGCTAACGTTTCAATTAGAATCCGGAATTTCCGCTTCAAATCCTTACGTACCGCTTTCGTACAGCTCTGTAGAGCAACGAAAATTTTTCCGAAGACCCGAGGCCGAggatattgataaaattttacaagagCTTAGAAACCGAAAAGATGAAACAAAGTGGCCTTTTCAAGAGGACGATGTCGAAGAGTGGATATCCGCGGAACAACCGCAGACACACGTGCAAGTAAAATATCAGGACGCGGGATTGGTTTCCAGCACTCTGCTGCTGGAATTGCAGCCCTGGTGCTTCGTAATGAATTCGTTAGGATGTCATATTTCATTGGTGTCGGAAGATGTAGAACTCTGTCAGATTCCTCACTATGGCATAGTCACACCGCCTAAGTTAGAAAGTACTTTTCACGTGGGTATTGGAATCGGCGATACTTATTATATGTCTCCAACGTTACAATTAGCGCGACCCGATTGGAGTCAGAGTTTTTATATGCCTCGAATTTGCGGTCTCGTGCCAGTCGAGGGGAACATTAAAACGTCTGTGGATTGCGGTACGAGCGTATCTATTCTGAATATCGGTTCCTCCATGCACCAGGATATGCGTCTGGTGCGAGTCACAAGCAGCCACGTAATCGCGAATTTAACAACTCAGGAATTATGCGTAGCCACGCTTGCGGTACATGAAGAAGCGAGAAATCTTCAATTGCCTCATGATCTTACGCCTTACAGTTTAAATATCTCGCCGTCTGAAGATCAAAGACAAGGCACGCCGATTGTACAGTGGTACACTTTATATACCGAAAGCAACATTGAGCCGCTTGTATTGTACATTTCTCTGAGTATCGGCCACAAGTGGTCTTGTCCGATTAAAGTGGATCAAACCATGAGTCGTAAATCCGTTGTAATTCCAAATAGTTCCTCTACCATCCCGGTGATTGTGACAACGCAAGAAGATAAAGGCAGCACGTTTATCGTAATTCATAGTGACGATCATCCGCAATTATTAATCGAGAACGCCTGCGGTTTCAAAATTCTGTTAGGACAAGCCGATGAAAAAGGGAACGAGATATTACCAGATAGCAGTCATTTTACATGGATATGCGAAGTTGATAGCGAAGCAACGTCTCACTATTCTCTTCCCTGTGCGAGTAACAGATTACCTGACACTACAGTTCCAAGTGCATcgaatgtattattattttctaccaTGCAGAATGATCAAACactggaaaaaattaatttaaagtggTCAAGAGGTGTAAATCTGTCTGCATTGTCATCTACACCGATAGATCAATACTTACGATTACCATTGTATGGTGACGTAAAACTCATAATGCATACTCGTTGCTACACCACTCACATAAATATCGTGCCCATTTCTCAAATTGAAATATCCGCTCAAGATATTAGGAGCAGATTGCTGCGTAAGAAAAGCACTGCGAAAGATCGCGACGCCGTTCTCAAGAGCCCTCCGCAACTGAGAAAATCAGAAGAGGATAAGCTATTGTCGTATGTACAAAGTTCGAGTAGCTCGACATCACTAACGAGCTTCTTCTCAGCTCAAGAAGATATTTTAACGACAGAGCAAACGCCTGATTCAAGttcaaaacaattaattcCAAAAAAGTCGGGTATACAAATTACCACTAAtgac contains:
- the Vps13b gene encoding intermembrane lipid transfer protein VPS13B isoform X1 — encoded protein: MFKLESYITPVILSYVEKYVKNFKPEQSQVSLWGGDASFQNLDLRLEVLEEQLNLPFVFVSGHIHELLIHVPWVKITSEPIVVTINTIECILKLKDENTSETNPTTLQKKKETIQEEAPPGYIKSIVTKVINNITIHCNNLILKYVEEDIVLSINVRFLSMQTVDNNWEPAFAEVNNQEVMLRKVITIQDLTLCLDKMDASGKIEIYQDPVLYRCSMTIRMIINYLNNTLKRASVTRLDLHCEKMEFSMTEQQVPMLLRLIALVLALQTRQFPPSKEKSSVTVDEKDDVAQDDTNQVAGTSTDAVGWGGWAWDMVSSVLPVDWDNNWSTEQQIAYSGHTVHLGVYIDDAILTFKTVESVKEQLFYKSRKLRYKSFLSLRLHGVVIDTLIQGIEMTTFQVGVACIQLYPRGTCSCGHLEVVDGIQPPLYVTAGNLNTDHLKDSLFDDDAVENKGKKRNYKQGINHHLTTVTVEKLLERCPALVMDYVYYVELPDDITPEKLFEFGTNFEYSNFQERRVVRYVTGDMTIRLCSGIFHRIDTIKQAAAKYDYNPYLVIKPDPLIDELPPVTLEEYEELRENVSMIETKFILKRASLQLQLADHCATGVPRQRKMIETRITPLSLALTDDPFVSIECDEATATIIQPMYPFRLVACASKLTELSPEMFTQCHAITDIQVIGVKSQLHLMKTCDTSIVMPFSVEAFSKVLLYPQYWRDVDMIQKSYSFQSDSITITGTKAKLMTATSIITSVFYPSDITNPLACSTLFNDACQETCPVYLELYLENINCKNISSSVTISNEVNISSIKIFALNDSQQAFILSGPENHDNSDVGNVPLLSTVVQYPKNVETQTHPSLVSFKISEIRASLDPLFFEWLEYHATYHKSGSVHVLRSDSQQLITEGTSSDTGTRKKTFPSLHESVHSSSDKERKKSAVTEKSKTLRNAETQKKSEFKLEEQQDLPKSGILVRLAESYSWWCNLVLNGCIGHIIIYIPSGTMSGIGADGIEQAKDRALIENAELQIMIIKLPSFLIQSSNLNAEILNPYLQNLPVKLPECMWTHRMQSFPWTLSLIDFHCYTLQQQTQKNFIKKVTLNATVALTTKTAATELNTLTALSICVHIDNSPIIISLSEDQVIFMSNIISNIIKILQTLYGSQRHDVIARQMSNEMQIVLPAIPQTPSTPTQIMYQEDTTNSTMSTSKDDLRYEKDGLVVTAWIQWTITKIAIKLYIMGHEDMPSLKLMLELEDIITSLDLQSVYMQIKNKITTATIFHYIRGPHASNWDVGEYAGLVLCGREDNLEKGDDSGFISFTLTRAKSGNVYTRWGTNKSYKPQKKELLLDSTLSTNGYISEILVKMQMVDIILPISVISKYAQLMKPFTCLSSSIDKSAESMRNKNMAIPLIGITNLNNESLPLVHLEFKGFRLMIPAFTDTNKLQHDLLMLQLDGIRITPDAENPICRSLLRTDIYQLAARANILNVPGSAVEDRQYQINVKGVCVYTTTWKNYQLSINKRMSQSYLYTMNENPALEWNKLGNGSSLDPYFSTSPVLTKFDLCLIIAPAIIFKGDIVVCGSAVEVNCITDIELTINLNQIKLISTLNNEFKTLLFGHFEKMENKSNSNNIVPKLSTQNIKSINWLKQTSDDSDIDFTKDSGVDFEMSSMHSTIIGRPTAESMILPPFEFLVNCGKITFILYEIQSTFLDLENNTDLHKTDCEDDNNNLKQPLLYLMINQPNIYFSQQHLSKKIQVSCFDITTALGDTQNLNIIPSEKDFKIYMIETKHGDPHPDTGIPPSFATIKSEMILGKNRQFFIEMGRPTKVHLSLSRLNQLYDIRNKVLSCFIDDVTQISTENETAHIDSPNLALPTKSRKFGVPDLHLNTKQIVLSLKTDIGAEIIISLASLNGNLSTLLRPDRIYLNVAIDSFIVSAILNENIKVLLNPWCCNVTTCLLWESYSSEIIPQIQIQADSESLYLDFGPDQIKIMKMVMQDCQLLLNEFASLSTSKNKNEKQIALSTEQHYKDDLKAGAFQFVDGTADELPFPYQVVFFVYPQQSMAWRYPQPRMLTKIHISPVPFEAMDTDNYIDKVPCVLEYWSDSHMSYQRYADFYLSETDSYRLDLPEKVPARAVACVWRVVILSNSKRPLSKSIVSARALAACLRIDSYFNFLLIPNIQIALNIGILHVSLYNHIDTSIYNNLPPPLDKYTLNGKIPEIQCFMSVEQKGAVLVFNKWIDDSILLDIGGSLSIHVLDYSHLTMQEVLDTLEGRFQLSLSEKIDSSLTCSPFTLKLGPAITHTLAVSTHLWLASFDEEEKSVIVLTRYVIANDSNIPIRFGQSGTGDSILLESRQCNFYSWRQIGNQMIRISTEENAWIWSRPFPVNKDGIQVIEFNNSTIGTVVFVNVTSLSATQKLVTFSGQLVISNQLIDNFEMKLVKYEEEVGSKVTVLKEVYSVPGKSFPSSIMLENNKKMAMRLRFTNLTHLSWTGDIPLQPNIKWGQPWLVKVPLQERGQFLSIWVRIVTQMIQDKTKILAVLSPLYMIRSHLPVPVRVQMETPSLKTSSSTMINGRGECQQLYCPGTFEHFHQLTFQLESGISASNPYVPLSYSSVEQRKFFRRPEAEDIDKILQELRNRKDETKWPFQEDDVEEWISAEQPQTHVQVKYQDAGLVSSTLLLELQPWCFVMNSLGCHISLVSEDVELCQIPHYGIVTPPKLESTFHVGIGIGDTYYMSPTLQLARPDWSQSFYMPRICGLVPVEGNIKTSVDCGTSVSILNIGSSMHQDMRLVRVTSSHVIANLTTQELCVATLAVHEEARNLQLPHDLTPYSLNISPSEDQRQGTPIVQWYTLYTESNIEPLVLYISLSIGHKWSCPIKVDQTMSRKSVVIPNSSSTIPVIVTTQEDKGSTFIVIHSDDHPQLLIENACGFKILLGQADEKGNEILPDSSHFTWICEVDSEATSHYSLPCASNRLPDTTVPSASNVLLFSTMQNDQTLEKINLKWSRGVNLSALSSTPIDQYLRLPLYGDVKLIMHTRCYTTHINIVPISQIEISAQDIRSRLLRKKSTAKDRDAVLKSPPQLRKSEEDKLLSYVQSSSSSTSLTSFFSAQEDILTTEQTPDSSSKQLIPKKSGIQITTNDDYLKSSNDVNSINSKEGSVIVYLHACTIVILHDINENAQRIEVASLSMTDVVVVINSKARFINLYCYIGDLQLDNQLFDQGGFDFPVVLINQNPLPNREIAFYSNNCLMTNMEKIKQDSLIVIEYVWEINGNMIASKEYRMKVAPISAYIEDTYITQLLSYATSMVPSRLILNDDLKKMQTLAASNAVYIPDYIMIDSKILSKPLRLQTFIIEPLSILLSVHTSMRLYVALDHSPLYFGTFERKNLLTTPYRLGNALTMHYLSGAIFGAGWVVGSLEILGSPGGLAQALGSGLRDFVSMPFQGLLQGPWGFIVGVTHGSASLMKHVTAGTVNSVTKLASSVARNLDRLTLDEEHLQRQEESRRMRPQGMAQGLYQGLTGFGMSLLAAVAGLAHHPLQQVWSGEATTKSLVTGVGLGLVGVVTKPLSGAAELVALTGQGLLQGAGWNSLPTPRQRPIVQYTTGNNSTSVRYTWRLSSLLDHSHDSILHVTSADYVIHQGSNRAVTLVLTRQALLLVNMAEDSVERIFSLKELTSVDHITESTMLCLYCPPTAIQLNRPLSPAEHEMNQEMRARVEEYVRTSSTGLASVSTNSDRQSDIFERASPHPEHTLTFYVCPDTRNYLLSLFNIAKRQNQNSGFTVL